The genomic DNA GTCGCGTCCTCTGCCTCCACCTGCTGCTGAGCATCTTCCGCCGCTGAACATCGACCCCATCTGAGCATCGACGATGGAGACCGCCCTCGCTCTCGCTCTCGCCGCTCCCTTGCTCCTCGCATTCGCCAACGGGGGCGAACGATCTCATGAAGGCGTTTGCCACCGTTTGGGGCGCGGGAGCCGCGCGCTACGCCAACGCTTTGCTGTTGGCGACTGCTGCAACGGTGTTAGGTGCCGTGAGTGCCGTGGCTATTGCACCCGGGCTGGTTGCGCCATTCTCGGGGCATGCGCTGCTTCCCGAAGCTGTCGTCGCACAGTCCGGCTTTCCCGCCTGCGTCGGTTTTGCCGCATGCCTCGTGGTTTTGCTCGCCAGCCGTTTGGGATGGCCAGTATCCACCACGCACGCGCTCGTGGGAGGCCTTTTAGGCACAACCTTGGCCAGCGGGGTAGGGGCGGATGTTCCCACCTTTTGAGGAACGGTTCTGCTGCCCATGTTCTTCAGCCCCATCGTTGCGGCCGTGCTGAGCCACACTGTGACTCGCTACCTTCGCCACTGGACCGGCACGCGTGCTTTTGCGTGTGCATCATGGTGGAGGAAGCAAACACACTAGCGTCGGAGGGCGTGTTGGTGCGTCGGCTCGCGCTCCCTCGCCTGCTGGTGGCTCACTCCGCGGTGTGCGGAGAGAGCAAGCCAGCAACAGCCTGGAAGTCCCCCGCGAGTATGCAGCACCTGCATATCCTATCGGCGGCGAGTATTGCCTTCGCCCGCAGCGTCAATGACGCCCCTAAGCTTGCCGCTCTCGTTCTAGCCTCGGGTGCGTGGCAAGCAGACGTCCGCACGGCCTTTGTGGGAATTGCCCTAGCGATGACGCCGGCGGCCTGTTTTTTGCGCGACCGGTGGCCGACACCCTCGGCTTTGGCCTGAGCAAGCTCAGCCGCCCTTCTGGATTGGCGGCGAACTTGACCACCGCATTCGTGGTTTTGATTGCCAGCGTACTGGGTTTGCCAGTCTCGACCACGCACGTGCTGGTGGGAGCAATCATCAGCGCGGGCGCAAGCGAGCGGCAGATTTTCAGGCAAGGCACAACCCAAGTGCTGTTTGCTTGGCTCATCACCGTTCCAGCGGCAGTGTTCTTCGCCTGGGCTCTGGCCCTCTCCCTTCTTCCGGCACTCCGCTAGCCCTGCTCTCCCTCCAGTTCCGACCCGCGTCGTTCGCTCCGGGCGGCTCGATGGCGCCATTAGACCAACAGGCACCTCAGCCAGATGGTTGCGAAGAATCGATGAGCTGAGAGCTGTGACCAGCAGTTCATCGCTGCGGATCTTTTTCCTCGCGCGCTCGGCCTCCAGCCCCGAGAGCGGCTCGAACAACGCCGGTGGACGATCTCGAACCCTTCTTCGGCGCTGGCCGGCCGCCAGGAGGATTCCAAACGGCCCACGACGTTGCGCGGCCGGTCCAGCGCCTCGCGGCCGCGGATGCCGCCCACCTCGACGTCCTCCGCCGCGGTGTGCGGCGAGCCCAGCGTATCCTACGCCGACAGCGAGATCACCACGAGGCAATGGGCCGCCCTAGTGGCGGCGCCCTGTTCGGCCGCTAGCTCATTCCCGTGCTCGCGGTAAGCGTGCAACCCATGGAAGCGACTCGAAGACCTCACGGATCAGCGCGTCGACACGCCCCAGCGATTCCCGCCCGGACAGGTGAGCCGCTCCCTCGAAGATCTGGAGGCACCTGGAATGTGGGCAGCCTCCGTCCGAACTTCATCGATGGGATAGATGCGATCACAGTCGCCGGAAATACCAAGCGTATGCGTGCGGACCAAGTGCAGCGACAAAGCAGGCTCAGGGCGATTGAACGCGGCACTCGCGGCGCATCGCCCGAAGCCGGTGCACTCGGCAGTGCGCATCGTGCATTGCACCCTCAGGTAGCGACCCGGAGCGGCGGCGCGCGCTTCAGGGCCGACCAGGTTGGAAAAGATCACGTTGGCCATGTGGCGCGGAGCGAGTGTCGCCACCGACCTATAGCCCATCCTGGCATTAAAGCGCTCGACGCCGCCCCACTCGTGGAATGGCGAGTCCATGAGGACGAGACCCACGAAGCGTTCCGGTTGGGCAATTGCGAGCCGCGTGGCAGCCATGCCAGCCCGCAAATTGCCAAAAACGATAACTCGGGGGCAGGCCAACAGCCCATCGGTTCCCCAGGGGTGGACGGCCGCAGCTTCCAGCGTGAACCGTACAGATGGTGCGGGCGCCCTGCCACGCTGCGCGGGGTCGATCACCAGCACGGGGGATTGTGGGCGAACTCTTCAGCCTGCCGGCGGAGCGAGCTACCGTCCCAGAACAGGCTTGAGCGCATCCACGACCGGCGAACCGGTGCCCGTTTCCTCTATGCAGAACAGGCAGAGCGATCGAGTCACATGCGCCACGGCGTAGAATCTTCCCTGTCGGGCTAACGCTAGCGCTCAGCGGCGGTCGTTAGCCCGTCCGCTGCAGCGCTTTGTTGGGCAGTGTCGGTTCGTGCGATCGCCAGCAACTTCTCCTCGAAGGTTCGCAGATTACAAACGGTCATTGAGAACAGCGATGAGAGCGCAGAGCAGCGATCATCAGACACATCCGTCAGTACCATCAAAGAATGATCGAAATCGAGGCCAAGAAGGCGAGCAAACTTGTAGTACTTAACCACGTGTTGCTGGTAATCACCGGACTTGCCTTCGATCCAGTAGACAGACGACCCTATCGCCGCGAGGATGTCTAGCTCGAAATCGTCACCGTTGGGTAAAGTGATCTGAGGATTGATGAGATACTCGAATGCCAAGTCTCCAGTGACTTCCGAGGCAACCTGAGCATACACCGCTTTGACCTTCTGGAGAATGAATCGCTCTAACCATTGCCCGCCGAAGAAGCGCTGCGCCCTCGGTAGAGTTGTGGTCTTGGCCTTGATCAAGTAAATGGGTGAGCGGAAGTACTGGTACTGCTCAAGGAACGCAACCTCGTGAAGGCGCGTGCAAAACTGGCACGCGGAGCTGATCTCTTGTTGCGTGCGGTTCTTCAGGCTTTCGGTAATCGGCATTCCATTCTGCATGGCGCGTTTGATCTTGCCGAGAAGCCCCGAAAGAGCATCATAGCGCTCTCCGAGATATAGCGACAGGCTATCGATCACGTGGTCGGCTGGGTCATCGGCAGGCTTCGCTTTGATCCGGATTCCCCTGGAGTTAAGAAAGGATTCCAGAATTGAGAGAGACCGGGGCCTGGAGTTCCGAGCCGAGGCATCTGCGCTGTTCTCCTCCGCGTCGGCACGACTGTGAGAGCCCTGGGCGAACGCTCCACGGTGACCTGGCTGCCCGGCTAGTCGCTCCAGTGCAACCGCAATCCGCTCAAGCAAGGCCTCGATCTTGGCGCTGTTCATCGTTCAATCTGCCCAATTATTGTTTCCGTTTAACACCTCGAGGCCGCTCGCTGACGGCCTGAAACACCAGGGTGCGTTCGCAGTTAGGTTTTGTGCCGGCACTGATCTCAAGCTGTTTCTCCGGTTTCTTCGGGGTGCGATAAGGTGCTCGTATAATACGCCATTGCTCGCCTCTTACAACCTGTCGGCCTGACTGTGAACACCCCCGCCCCGATTCAAATCGTGAGTATACTTCGTCGTTGTTTTCACATCCTTATCCCCCAAACAACCCCTGCACGGTACGGATGTCATACCCATCGGCCAGAAGGAGCGTGGCCAAGGAAGGTATGGAAGGTAGCTCGCTTGGTCAGCTTGGCGTCCCTGACCGCTCGCGCCACGGCCCTCTGCACGACGGATTGATGCACACGATGCCGCACTTGTCGTCCGGTCTCGGGGTTGATCCAGCGGCGCTCCTGCGGAAAGACCCGCTGCCAGCGCCAGTCAGTTGGGGCGTCGGGATATTTGCGATTCAGGGCGTCAGGCATCGGGACGCAGCCCCAGCCGTCACGCAGGTCCTTTTCATGGATCGCTTTGACTTTTCGCGGATCGTTCTAGGCCTCTGTTTTCGGTAATTCGGGCAGCATCGT from Candidatus Binatia bacterium includes the following:
- a CDS encoding alpha/beta hydrolase; the encoded protein is MLVIDPAQRGRAPAPSVRFTLEAAAVHPWGTDGLLACPRVIVFGNLRAGMAATRLAIAQPERFVGLVLMDSPFHEWGGVERFNARMGYRSVATLAPRHMANVIFSNLVGPEARAAAPGRYLRVQCTMRTAECTGFGRCAASAAFNRPEPALSLHLVRTHTLGISGDCDRIYPIDEVRTEAAHIPGASRSSRERLTCPGGNRWGVSTR
- a CDS encoding inorganic phosphate transporter: MADTLGFGLSKLSRPSGLAANLTTAFVVLIASVLGLPVSTTHVLVGAIISAGASERQIFRQGTTQVLFAWLITVPAAVFFAWALALSLLPALR